One part of the Bacillus sp. FJAT-45350 genome encodes these proteins:
- the hpaI gene encoding 2,4-dihydroxyhept-2-ene-1,7-dioic acid aldolase — translation MDKVKYLKENLRGSIAPVITPFDANDNVDYDKLAELVNWQIENGSHAISVTGTSGEPSSLTVEERVKVMETAIKAANGRVPVVPGTGSTNHQETLYLTKKAQELGADGAMVIVPYYNKPNQDALYKHFKAVADSVADFPLIVYNIPGRTAVNLEVKTLARINADCPNIIGAKESNKDFEHVNRVLLHCGRDFLLFSGIELLCYPMLAIGGAGSISATANVAPAKVAEMHNEFAAGNIERAIELHYELMPLNDILFADTNPAPVKAALGMMGKITPKLRMPMDLPTEQLQAEIKKVLVDYGIIEKVNS, via the coding sequence ATGGATAAAGTTAAATATCTAAAAGAAAACTTAAGAGGTTCAATCGCACCAGTAATCACTCCATTCGATGCAAATGATAATGTTGATTATGATAAGTTAGCTGAACTAGTAAACTGGCAAATAGAAAATGGTAGTCATGCAATCTCTGTAACTGGAACTTCTGGTGAACCTAGCTCATTAACAGTAGAAGAACGTGTAAAAGTTATGGAAACTGCAATTAAAGCAGCAAACGGAAGAGTACCTGTAGTACCTGGTACTGGTTCAACTAACCATCAAGAGACTCTATATTTAACGAAGAAAGCTCAAGAATTAGGCGCTGATGGTGCAATGGTTATCGTACCTTATTACAACAAGCCTAACCAAGATGCACTTTACAAGCATTTCAAAGCAGTTGCTGATTCAGTAGCAGACTTCCCGTTAATCGTATATAACATTCCTGGAAGAACAGCTGTTAACCTTGAGGTTAAAACATTAGCTAGAATTAATGCAGATTGTCCGAACATTATTGGTGCTAAAGAATCAAACAAAGATTTCGAGCATGTGAATCGTGTACTTTTACATTGTGGAAGAGATTTCCTATTATTCTCTGGTATCGAATTACTTTGCTACCCAATGTTAGCAATCGGTGGTGCTGGTTCAATTAGTGCAACTGCAAACGTAGCTCCTGCTAAAGTTGCTGAAATGCACAATGAATTCGCTGCTGGGAATATCGAAAGAGCAATTGAATTACATTACGAGTTAATGCCATTAAACGATATTCTATTTGCTGATACGAATCCAGCTCCGGTAAAAGCTGCATTAGGAATGATGGGTAAAATCACACCAAAATTACGTATGCCAATGGATTTACCAACAGAACAACTTCAAGCTGAAATCAAAAAAGTTCTTGTTGATTATGGAATTATTGAAAAAGTTAATTCTTAA
- a CDS encoding TRAP transporter substrate-binding protein produces the protein MIKRVGSSKKILFAAMLALFMIFMAACGSQDTAQEQDSGSSDGEANDGGEVVEEGGTHNFMISHFLPGNHPIHMDVLVPFVSDLEEQSNGRITADIYDNNQLGAPGAHYDMTVTGEADIGLSVHAYSAGRFPISTIIDLPFLVDSAEKGGEIFWTLFEEFEELQAEHGETTPLFLFSAEPAQFLSPDKKIETPDDLRGLRVRTPSPAGAQMLEALGATPVTMPMGEVFEALERGAIDAAMVPFSTIADYSFHEVVKYATVGNFSATPFFSVMNTDEYNSLSDSDKALLNDLTQIDMSMHAGRVFDAAGQNGYDEGTANGVEYIELTGENLAAWEDAFQSIIEKWIEDMEAQGVPGQAMYDRALEIRNN, from the coding sequence ATGATTAAGAGAGTGGGAAGTAGCAAGAAAATCTTGTTTGCTGCAATGTTAGCATTATTCATGATTTTCATGGCGGCATGTGGTTCTCAAGACACAGCACAAGAGCAAGATTCTGGTAGTAGTGATGGTGAAGCTAATGATGGTGGGGAAGTAGTAGAAGAGGGTGGAACTCATAATTTCATGATTTCTCATTTCTTGCCAGGTAATCATCCGATCCATATGGATGTGTTAGTACCGTTTGTTAGTGATTTAGAAGAACAATCTAACGGAAGAATTACGGCAGACATTTATGACAACAATCAATTAGGTGCACCAGGTGCTCATTACGATATGACAGTAACAGGTGAAGCTGACATTGGTTTAAGTGTTCATGCATACTCAGCTGGTAGATTCCCAATTTCTACGATCATTGATTTACCTTTCTTAGTAGATTCAGCTGAAAAGGGTGGAGAGATTTTCTGGACTTTATTTGAAGAGTTTGAAGAGTTACAAGCGGAACATGGTGAAACTACACCTTTATTCCTATTCTCTGCAGAACCTGCACAATTCTTAAGTCCTGATAAAAAAATTGAAACACCTGACGATTTAAGAGGTTTACGTGTACGTACGCCATCTCCAGCAGGTGCTCAAATGCTTGAAGCTTTAGGTGCAACACCAGTAACAATGCCAATGGGAGAAGTTTTTGAAGCTTTAGAAAGAGGAGCAATTGACGCTGCAATGGTACCATTCTCTACAATTGCTGACTACAGCTTCCACGAAGTTGTTAAATATGCGACTGTTGGTAATTTCTCAGCTACTCCATTCTTCTCAGTAATGAATACTGATGAGTATAATAGCCTATCTGATTCAGATAAAGCATTATTAAATGATTTAACACAAATAGACATGTCAATGCATGCTGGAAGAGTATTTGATGCAGCAGGTCAAAATGGCTATGACGAAGGAACTGCAAATGGTGTTGAATACATCGAACTTACTGGTGAAAACTTAGCAGCTTGGGAAGATGCTTTCCAATCAATCATTGAGAAATGGATTGAAGATATGGAAGCACAAGGTGTACCAGGGCAAGCAATGTATGATCGTGCACTTGAAATCAGAAACAACTAA
- a CDS encoding SDR family oxidoreductase → MDVTFKEKVVLVIAGSKGLGKAIAERFLQEGAQVAIVSRSEENLKLAVRELQEKTGNNTVKGFTCDITNDFEIKTLIKDVINHFGKINILINNSGGPKPGGFKDLEESDWIHAFQLNLMSYVRMTNEVLPHMKKNHQGFIINIASSSIEQVIDDLILSNTFRNAITGFSKSLARELGEFGIMVNTIGPGKFATERVELLDNKAAERQHVSYADIRKRNEATIPLGRYGTPNELANLVLFLCSDYNQYITGQSIVIDGGKGTAL, encoded by the coding sequence ATGGATGTAACATTTAAAGAAAAAGTTGTTTTGGTCATTGCTGGTAGTAAAGGTCTTGGAAAAGCGATTGCAGAAAGATTTCTACAAGAAGGAGCACAAGTTGCAATTGTAAGCCGCTCAGAAGAAAACTTAAAACTAGCAGTAAGAGAATTGCAGGAAAAAACAGGGAATAATACTGTTAAGGGCTTTACTTGTGATATAACAAACGATTTTGAAATCAAAACATTAATAAAAGATGTTATTAATCATTTTGGGAAGATTAATATATTGATTAATAATTCTGGAGGTCCAAAGCCGGGTGGTTTTAAGGACCTTGAAGAAAGTGATTGGATTCACGCTTTTCAGTTAAATTTAATGAGTTATGTTCGAATGACAAATGAAGTTTTACCTCATATGAAAAAGAATCATCAAGGATTCATTATTAACATTGCCTCGTCTTCAATCGAGCAAGTTATCGACGATTTAATTCTTTCAAATACATTTAGAAATGCTATTACAGGATTTTCAAAAAGTCTTGCTAGAGAGCTCGGAGAATTTGGAATAATGGTGAACACAATTGGACCCGGTAAATTTGCAACCGAGCGAGTTGAATTACTTGATAATAAGGCTGCTGAACGACAACATGTAAGTTATGCAGATATCCGAAAAAGAAATGAAGCAACAATCCCGCTTGGTCGTTACGGTACTCCAAATGAATTAGCTAATTTAGTGCTATTTCTTTGCTCAGATTATAATCAATACATTACAGGTCAATCTATTGTCATTGACGGTGGTAAAGGTACAGCCCTTTAA
- a CDS encoding TRAP transporter large permease, which translates to MSPEMIGVLGIVLLLVLFILKVPVGIALLVVGLVGTGIIRGWDIALLQLGRTPFDTAFSYSLSVIPLFILMGMVLSYCGLGKDLYRAVDSWVGHMRGGLAMATIGTASIFSAISGSVNATTATVAKITLPEMSKYNYKPSLSTACVAAGGTLGILIPPSVILILYGILTRENIGSLLIAGIIPGILQIILFLITIQILIRRDPSLAPVRANVAPLSERLSSLKGVWPIAALFVISVGGIYAGIFTPTEAAGVGAAGAFLFALITRRLNFKTLKASMDDSVRLTAMIFLILMGANLFSQFLTISRIPVQVTNYVSSLDLNPYIILFLILIVLFILGLFIEGLSIFVLTLSILHPMVTALGFDGIWFGVIMVMVVNIGLLTPPLGVSIFVIKGVARDIPIQTIFRGVTPMVIAMVICTAILIAFPQLVTFLPDLMRS; encoded by the coding sequence ATGAGTCCTGAAATGATTGGAGTATTAGGGATTGTCCTGTTATTAGTTTTATTTATTCTAAAAGTTCCAGTAGGTATTGCCTTACTAGTGGTTGGATTAGTAGGAACTGGGATTATAAGAGGATGGGACATTGCTTTATTACAACTCGGCCGAACGCCTTTTGATACAGCATTTTCTTACTCTTTAAGTGTTATACCCTTATTTATATTAATGGGTATGGTTTTATCTTATTGTGGATTAGGTAAAGATTTATATCGTGCGGTGGATAGCTGGGTTGGTCATATGCGTGGTGGTTTAGCAATGGCTACAATCGGTACGGCTTCTATATTTTCTGCTATATCAGGTTCTGTAAATGCTACTACTGCAACAGTTGCGAAGATTACGTTACCAGAAATGTCGAAATATAATTACAAGCCGAGTTTGTCTACAGCTTGTGTAGCTGCTGGAGGAACTCTAGGAATCTTAATTCCACCAAGTGTTATTCTTATTTTATATGGAATATTAACGAGGGAGAATATTGGTTCTCTATTAATTGCAGGTATAATTCCTGGGATTTTACAAATTATTCTATTTTTAATTACGATTCAAATTCTCATTCGCCGTGACCCTAGTTTAGCCCCTGTAAGAGCAAATGTTGCACCTCTTTCAGAGAGACTTTCTAGTCTAAAAGGTGTTTGGCCAATTGCAGCACTTTTTGTTATTAGTGTTGGTGGTATTTACGCAGGTATCTTTACACCAACTGAAGCAGCTGGTGTTGGTGCAGCTGGAGCGTTCTTATTTGCCCTTATAACTAGAAGATTAAATTTTAAAACACTTAAAGCATCAATGGATGATAGTGTTCGTTTAACAGCGATGATTTTCTTAATTTTAATGGGAGCTAACCTTTTTAGTCAGTTTTTAACAATAAGTAGAATTCCAGTTCAAGTTACAAACTATGTAAGTAGTTTAGATTTAAACCCGTATATAATCTTGTTTTTAATCTTAATAGTTTTATTTATATTAGGATTATTTATAGAAGGCTTATCGATATTTGTGTTAACATTGTCTATATTACATCCAATGGTAACAGCTTTAGGTTTTGATGGAATTTGGTTTGGTGTTATTATGGTAATGGTAGTAAATATCGGTTTATTAACACCGCCATTAGGGGTAAGTATATTTGTAATTAAGGGTGTTGCCAGGGATATTCCAATCCAAACGATATTTAGAGGTGTTACACCGATGGTAATTGCGATGGTTATTTGTACAGCAATTCTTATCGCATTCCCTCAATTAGTTACTTTCTTACCTGATTTAATGAGAAGTTAG
- a CDS encoding NAD-dependent succinate-semialdehyde dehydrogenase produces MYINGEWEEADSQETIAIENPATKETIAYVPKGGTAETERAVTAADEALKSWKSKTAYERSAVLMNWYNLVNENKEDLARTMTKEQGKPLAEAIGEIDYANNYILWYAEEAKRIYGETIPASHQNKRLLVIKQPVGVVAAITPWNFPAAMITRKAAPALAAGCTIVVKPAKQTPLTAIKLAELGHKAGIPKGVLNVVTGDSGKIGDVLLNDTRVRKLTFTGSTEVGKTLMKQAANTMKKLSLELGGHAPFIIMGDADLRKAAQNLLGSKFRNAGQTCVCTNRVYVEETVEQDFIKVFKEEVDKIKVGNGLVEGHSMGPLIDENAILTVENQVSDAISKGATLECGGKRIADETGYYYEPTLISKVTDDMLCMNEETFGPLAPITTFKTEDEVIKRANNTPYGLAAYLFTKDISQAVRMSEQLEYGIVGLNDGLPSTAQAPFGGIKESGMGREGGHHGIEEYLEIKYLSLGI; encoded by the coding sequence ATGTATATCAATGGCGAATGGGAAGAAGCAGATTCACAAGAAACAATAGCAATAGAAAATCCAGCGACTAAGGAAACCATTGCATATGTACCAAAAGGAGGGACAGCAGAAACTGAACGTGCAGTAACTGCAGCTGACGAAGCTTTGAAATCATGGAAATCAAAAACAGCCTATGAACGTAGTGCAGTACTAATGAATTGGTACAACTTAGTAAATGAAAATAAGGAAGACTTAGCAAGAACGATGACAAAAGAGCAGGGGAAACCACTAGCAGAAGCAATAGGTGAAATTGATTATGCAAATAATTACATTTTATGGTATGCAGAGGAAGCAAAACGAATTTACGGCGAAACAATACCTGCTTCGCATCAAAATAAGCGTTTACTTGTAATAAAACAGCCAGTCGGTGTAGTAGCAGCTATTACGCCTTGGAACTTCCCAGCGGCAATGATTACTCGAAAGGCTGCGCCTGCATTAGCTGCAGGTTGTACAATTGTTGTAAAGCCAGCTAAGCAAACACCACTTACAGCAATTAAGTTAGCTGAACTTGGACATAAGGCTGGTATTCCTAAAGGTGTATTAAATGTTGTTACTGGTGATTCAGGTAAAATTGGGGATGTGTTGCTTAATGACACTCGAGTGCGAAAATTAACATTTACCGGTTCTACTGAAGTTGGTAAAACACTTATGAAACAAGCGGCAAATACGATGAAAAAGCTATCACTAGAGCTTGGAGGGCATGCACCTTTCATTATTATGGGGGATGCTGATTTAAGAAAGGCAGCTCAAAATTTACTAGGTTCAAAGTTTCGTAATGCAGGTCAAACATGTGTATGTACAAATAGAGTATATGTAGAAGAAACTGTAGAGCAAGATTTTATTAAAGTGTTTAAAGAGGAAGTAGACAAGATTAAAGTTGGTAATGGTTTAGTTGAAGGCCACTCAATGGGTCCTCTAATTGATGAGAATGCAATTCTTACCGTTGAAAATCAAGTATCTGATGCTATTTCGAAGGGGGCCACTCTTGAATGTGGAGGAAAACGTATAGCTGATGAAACAGGCTATTATTATGAACCTACACTTATTTCGAAAGTAACTGATGACATGTTATGTATGAATGAGGAAACATTTGGACCACTAGCACCAATCACGACTTTTAAAACTGAAGATGAAGTGATTAAACGAGCTAATAATACGCCATATGGTTTAGCAGCATACTTATTTACTAAAGACATAAGTCAGGCAGTGAGAATGTCAGAACAACTTGAATATGGAATTGTTGGCTTAAATGATGGATTACCATCTACTGCACAAGCCCCATTTGGTGGTATTAAAGAGAGTGGGATGGGCCGTGAAGGTGGACACCATGGCATTGAAGAATATTTAGAAATTAAGTATTTGTCATTAGGTATCTAA
- a CDS encoding universal stress protein, which yields MFSFYSRIVIAYDGSSLGKKALSMAKELAQQDKRVEIHVLNVINPKYLGSEFGVYDAIKEEQQKKIERILDEVKETLQPLENKQDYVILKGNPAEMIIDYAKNRDVDLIVIGSRGLSKFKEMVLGSVSHNVVQHAHCPVLIAK from the coding sequence ATGTTTAGTTTTTATTCTAGAATAGTTATTGCTTATGATGGATCCTCTTTAGGAAAGAAAGCTTTAAGTATGGCTAAGGAGCTGGCACAACAAGATAAACGTGTTGAAATTCATGTACTTAATGTTATTAATCCAAAATACTTAGGGAGTGAATTTGGAGTTTACGATGCAATAAAAGAAGAGCAACAGAAGAAGATTGAAAGGATATTAGATGAAGTAAAAGAAACATTACAACCTTTAGAAAACAAACAAGATTATGTTATTTTGAAAGGGAATCCAGCAGAAATGATTATAGATTATGCAAAAAATAGAGATGTAGATTTAATAGTAATTGGTAGTAGAGGTTTAAGTAAGTTTAAGGAAATGGTGTTAGGTAGTGTCAGTCATAATGTTGTTCAACATGCACATTGCCCAGTTTTAATAGCTAAATAA
- a CDS encoding GntR family transcriptional regulator has protein sequence METKKINKQQTAYKVIRERILSGEYPPGIRIVINQIAKELSLSAIPIREAIRQLESDGLIVYQPNIGAVVSSIDENEYLETLTLLAVLEGYATAESADNFPKEKIKELTTINEQLEQALDELDFARFGVLNRLFHEKTYAYCENKYVIETIKNTWSKLSRIRGMGAAFVSSRSKQSVGEHRRIIKLIENNHSFSEIESFVRLHKMNTVAAFIKRKEEKEIKQL, from the coding sequence ATGGAAACGAAAAAAATTAATAAACAGCAAACCGCATATAAGGTCATTAGAGAAAGGATTCTTTCCGGAGAGTATCCACCAGGTATTCGTATAGTTATTAACCAAATAGCAAAGGAACTTTCACTTAGTGCTATCCCCATCAGGGAAGCGATAAGACAGCTTGAATCAGATGGATTAATTGTTTATCAACCGAACATAGGAGCAGTAGTATCAAGCATCGACGAAAATGAATATCTAGAAACATTAACACTACTGGCAGTTCTTGAGGGATATGCAACAGCTGAAAGCGCTGACAATTTTCCTAAAGAAAAAATTAAAGAACTAACGACGATCAATGAGCAATTAGAGCAAGCACTCGATGAATTAGACTTTGCTCGATTTGGAGTTCTTAATCGTTTATTCCACGAAAAAACGTATGCTTATTGTGAAAATAAATATGTAATAGAAACGATTAAAAATACATGGAGTAAGCTTAGTCGTATTCGTGGAATGGGTGCAGCTTTTGTTTCGTCAAGAAGTAAACAGTCGGTAGGGGAACACAGACGAATAATTAAATTAATAGAAAATAATCATTCATTTTCTGAAATTGAAAGCTTCGTTAGATTGCACAAAATGAATACTGTTGCTGCTTTTATAAAAAGAAAAGAAGAAAAGGAAATTAAACAACTATAA
- a CDS encoding TRAP transporter small permease, producing MKKLIHILSQGLHYVAQLILLAMMLMITFDVLGRWLFNLPVRGTYDFTQSGLSMVIFLGLAYTHLLKEHITIDFLVEKFPEKVQHIMNSAINFFIAGVMSLVTVQLWNNSQRLLNSNTVTGDLNWPIYLFAILAAIGTGVFALTAAMNAIAYVQKVVKKNES from the coding sequence ATGAAGAAACTCATTCACATACTAAGTCAAGGGCTACATTATGTAGCCCAGCTTATTTTACTAGCTATGATGCTTATGATAACATTTGATGTTTTAGGGCGCTGGCTATTTAACCTACCTGTTAGGGGTACTTACGATTTCACACAATCAGGACTTTCAATGGTTATTTTCTTAGGGTTAGCCTATACACATTTACTTAAAGAACATATTACAATTGACTTTCTCGTTGAAAAGTTCCCAGAAAAAGTTCAACACATCATGAATAGTGCTATCAATTTTTTTATAGCAGGTGTGATGAGTTTAGTAACTGTTCAACTATGGAATAATTCACAACGATTACTTAATTCAAATACTGTTACCGGAGATTTAAATTGGCCGATTTATTTATTTGCTATATTGGCGGCAATCGGTACTGGTGTTTTTGCTTTAACTGCAGCAATGAATGCAATAGCTTACGTACAAAAGGTGGTTAAGAAAAATGAGTCCTGA
- the hpaE gene encoding 5-carboxymethyl-2-hydroxymuconate semialdehyde dehydrogenase, with translation MEIKPTVLHYINGEFVEGTKKQQFDNICPFSNEPINKVSEGHKEDIDLAVAAAREAFDNGPWKKMKLAERLKYIYKIADLIDEHIDEIAHLESKDTGLPISQTKKMTSRASQNFRFYAEMVNTKLYGEAYQVDDEFINYTVHSPVGVAGLITPWNAPFMLETWKVAPSLATGNTVILKPAEWSPLSANKLAEIIDEAGLPKGVFNIVHGFGETAGASLVAHPNVNMISFTGETTTGAEIIKNGADTMKRFSMELGGKSPIIVFDDADFERALDACIWGIFSFNGERCTANSRLFIHEDIKDEFVARLKERVDNIRVGAPDDETTQVGPLIHKVHQENVLNYINIAKEEGAEVYSGKVPDEFSNGNYIAPTLLLNVTNDMTVAQEEIFGPVMAVISFKTEEEVIRMANDIKYGLAGYVWTKDFTRGHRVANAIESGMIWVNSQNVRDLRTPFGGSKYSGIGREGGHYGFEFYTEIKVIHLAVGDHHIPQFGK, from the coding sequence ATGGAAATTAAACCAACAGTTCTTCACTACATAAATGGAGAATTCGTAGAAGGTACAAAGAAACAACAGTTTGATAACATTTGTCCTTTTTCAAACGAACCTATTAATAAAGTAAGTGAAGGTCATAAGGAAGATATCGATTTAGCAGTAGCAGCTGCAAGAGAAGCTTTCGATAACGGTCCGTGGAAAAAGATGAAACTGGCTGAAAGATTAAAGTATATTTACAAGATTGCAGATCTTATTGATGAACATATTGATGAAATTGCACATCTTGAATCGAAAGACACTGGGCTACCTATTAGTCAAACGAAAAAAATGACGTCGAGAGCTTCACAAAATTTCAGATTCTATGCTGAAATGGTAAATACGAAATTATATGGTGAAGCGTATCAAGTGGATGATGAGTTCATTAACTATACTGTTCATTCACCAGTTGGGGTAGCGGGTCTAATTACACCTTGGAATGCTCCATTTATGTTAGAGACTTGGAAGGTTGCTCCTTCTTTAGCTACAGGTAATACAGTAATTTTAAAACCAGCTGAATGGTCTCCATTATCAGCAAATAAGTTAGCGGAAATTATTGACGAAGCAGGATTACCAAAAGGTGTATTCAATATCGTCCATGGCTTTGGTGAAACAGCTGGTGCATCATTAGTAGCTCATCCTAATGTTAATATGATTTCTTTCACTGGCGAAACTACTACAGGTGCTGAAATTATTAAAAATGGTGCAGATACTATGAAGCGTTTTTCAATGGAGCTTGGTGGGAAGTCACCAATTATCGTTTTTGATGATGCTGACTTTGAAAGAGCACTGGATGCTTGTATCTGGGGAATCTTCTCTTTCAATGGAGAAAGATGTACAGCTAATTCACGCTTATTCATTCATGAAGATATCAAAGATGAATTTGTTGCTAGATTAAAAGAGCGTGTTGATAACATTCGAGTGGGTGCTCCAGATGATGAAACTACACAAGTTGGGCCTTTAATTCACAAGGTACACCAAGAGAATGTATTGAACTATATTAATATCGCTAAAGAAGAAGGTGCTGAAGTCTATAGTGGTAAAGTACCTGATGAGTTCTCAAATGGAAACTATATTGCACCTACACTTCTATTAAATGTGACAAATGATATGACTGTTGCACAAGAAGAAATTTTTGGACCTGTAATGGCTGTCATTTCATTTAAAACAGAAGAAGAAGTAATTAGAATGGCAAATGACATTAAATATGGATTAGCAGGTTATGTTTGGACGAAGGACTTCACAAGAGGTCATCGTGTAGCAAATGCTATTGAATCAGGAATGATTTGGGTTAACTCACAAAATGTCCGTGATTTAAGAACACCATTTGGTGGTTCTAAATATAGCGGTATTGGTAGAGAAGGTGGCCATTATGGCTTTGAGTTCTACACAGAAATTAAGGTAATTCATCTAGCTGTTGGTGATCATCATATTCCTCAATTCGGTAAGTAA
- a CDS encoding pyridoxamine 5'-phosphate oxidase family protein, producing the protein MSKNEPITTLSQELQDKLNDEALILISTIDETNTPNVSAISWVKAVSESKLRFTVTNNSRIVSNIQHNNKVVLNLIGLGNVYSIQGTCNILEDVMDGVAMKLSKIEVDIDQVFESMFWGAEIVQEPKYNKTYNPEKAKELDVQVYAALLK; encoded by the coding sequence ATGAGTAAAAATGAACCTATTACAACTTTAAGTCAAGAATTACAAGATAAGCTAAATGATGAAGCACTGATACTAATCTCAACTATTGATGAGACAAATACTCCGAATGTTTCGGCAATCTCTTGGGTAAAAGCAGTAAGTGAAAGTAAACTTCGCTTTACTGTAACAAATAATTCAAGAATTGTTTCAAATATTCAACATAATAATAAAGTAGTTTTAAATTTAATTGGCCTTGGGAATGTGTATTCAATCCAAGGAACTTGCAATATTCTTGAAGATGTAATGGATGGCGTTGCTATGAAGCTATCAAAAATCGAAGTAGATATAGACCAAGTTTTTGAAAGCATGTTCTGGGGTGCTGAGATTGTTCAAGAACCAAAATATAATAAAACGTACAACCCAGAAAAAGCAAAAGAGTTAGATGTACAAGTATATGCAGCTTTATTAAAATAG
- the hpaB gene encoding 4-hydroxyphenylacetate 3-monooxygenase, oxygenase component has product MGARTGKEYLAALDAAQNNVWIHGEKVEKVSEHPAFKGIVQSMVEYYDLQHERADKMLYTSPTSGEKVGLSYIAPKTIEDLVKRREMITEWARYSGGMMGRSPDYLNTSIMAFGTAFEYFGQGDSRFAENARNYYEYCRENDISLTHTLIHPQANRSKIQSEQNDPFLSARVVEETDEGIIIKGCRLLATLGGVTDEIVIFPSTLNVVDEKDKPYAFAAAIPNNTPGLKFMCRESFDYGKNVWDHPMGARYDESDAIVVFDNVLIPWDRVFIYQNAKLCQGTYPGTHAVHHMAHQVVAKNTAKTEFLLGIILRIIDAVGIEKFPHVKEKASEVMIALETMRSHLFRAEQNATLDQYGNMTPEFAPLNAARNWYPKMYQRIVEILKILGASGLMAIPTLADFENPETGEDMVRYNQGANIDGLERVQLYRLAWDVCISAFGNRQALYEYYFFGDPARMSNVYYDMFEKDQYVDLVNSFLSRADHLSKSVVKA; this is encoded by the coding sequence ATGGGAGCAAGAACTGGTAAAGAATACTTAGCGGCACTAGACGCAGCACAAAATAATGTATGGATTCACGGGGAAAAAGTGGAGAAAGTTTCAGAACATCCAGCATTTAAAGGTATTGTACAAAGCATGGTTGAATACTATGATTTACAACATGAGAGAGCGGATAAAATGCTTTACACGTCACCGACTTCAGGGGAAAAAGTTGGATTATCATATATCGCACCGAAAACTATTGAAGACCTAGTAAAACGTCGTGAAATGATCACTGAATGGGCTAGATATTCTGGTGGTATGATGGGACGTTCTCCAGACTATTTAAATACTAGTATCATGGCTTTTGGTACTGCTTTTGAATATTTCGGACAAGGAGATTCTCGTTTTGCAGAAAATGCTAGAAACTACTATGAATACTGTCGTGAAAATGACATTAGCTTAACTCATACGTTAATTCATCCTCAAGCAAACCGTTCAAAAATTCAATCTGAACAAAATGATCCGTTCTTATCAGCTCGTGTTGTAGAAGAGACGGACGAAGGAATCATTATTAAAGGGTGTCGTTTATTAGCTACTTTAGGTGGAGTAACTGATGAGATTGTTATCTTCCCGTCAACTCTTAACGTTGTTGATGAGAAAGATAAGCCATATGCATTTGCAGCAGCTATTCCAAACAACACACCTGGTCTTAAGTTCATGTGCCGTGAATCATTTGATTATGGTAAGAACGTTTGGGATCATCCAATGGGTGCTCGTTATGATGAAAGTGATGCTATTGTTGTATTTGATAATGTATTAATCCCTTGGGATAGAGTATTTATCTATCAAAATGCGAAATTATGTCAAGGAACTTACCCAGGAACTCATGCTGTTCATCATATGGCACACCAAGTTGTTGCTAAAAACACAGCTAAAACTGAGTTTTTACTTGGTATTATTCTTCGTATCATTGATGCTGTTGGAATTGAAAAATTCCCTCACGTTAAAGAAAAAGCTTCTGAAGTTATGATTGCTTTAGAAACAATGAGATCACATTTATTCCGTGCAGAGCAAAATGCAACTCTTGATCAGTATGGTAACATGACTCCAGAATTTGCACCTTTAAATGCTGCAAGAAACTGGTATCCTAAAATGTACCAACGTATCGTAGAAATCTTAAAAATCTTAGGTGCTTCTGGATTAATGGCAATTCCAACATTAGCTGACTTTGAAAATCCAGAAACTGGAGAAGATATGGTAAGATACAACCAAGGGGCTAACATCGATGGATTAGAACGCGTACAGCTTTATCGTCTAGCTTGGGATGTTTGTATTAGTGCATTTGGTAACCGTCAAGCTCTTTATGAGTACTACTTCTTCGGAGATCCAGCTCGTATGTCTAATGTATACTATGATATGTTTGAAAAGGATCAATATGTAGATTTAGTAAATAGTTTCTTATCAAGAGCAGATCATTTAAGCAAAAGTGTTGTTAAAGCTTAA